Proteins encoded by one window of Brevibacterium atlanticum:
- a CDS encoding ABC transporter ATP-binding protein, producing the protein MSAPTTHTTLTIASRRRSFSHLAPLLRARAGWVVLLVVAGLANAGAGLVGPWAIGRLVDELPAGAGEDVVWFCAIAVAVAGIVMALGTWIGAWALAHIAMPVVAELRTDVVDAAMSLESQRIESTGTGDLVSRVADDSRKISEAAAQVLPLVVESLLVVIVSAAGLVAIDWRLGLVGLVALPMYWLTLRWYLPRSEPIYKEERAAFGRRAGRLLGGLTGAQTLRAYRAEEGEMTRIDAASGEARDLSIHVFRFLTRAFGRNNRAEAVVLSLLLIAGFALVWFGESTAGAVTTAALVFHRLFNPIGALVGLFDQVQSAGASLTRMVGVIDEATASPRRPRTAIDRGATAAPALVIEDVWFTYEEDPNSDNHVLTGVDLRIDSGEVVAVVGTTGAGKSTLARIAAGLSAPSRGRAMLANGGTASAGEEPGEDLTALPESVLRGHIAMVAQEVHTFVGTLRENIALPVDEAPDDAILSALDTVGADWARTLPQGLDTVIGDGGQRLSPVQEQTIALARLVLADPDFAILDEATAEAGSAGAHVLEGSARAALAGRGALVVAHRLSQAETADRVLVMDHGRVVEAGTHAELVAAGGRYAELWEAWSA; encoded by the coding sequence GTGAGCGCGCCCACCACACACACGACGCTGACGATCGCCTCACGCCGTCGTTCTTTCTCCCACCTCGCCCCGCTGCTGCGGGCGAGAGCCGGATGGGTCGTCCTCCTCGTCGTCGCCGGACTCGCCAACGCCGGAGCCGGACTCGTCGGCCCGTGGGCGATCGGTCGCCTCGTTGACGAACTGCCCGCAGGGGCCGGAGAAGACGTCGTCTGGTTCTGCGCGATCGCCGTGGCCGTGGCCGGAATCGTCATGGCTCTCGGTACGTGGATCGGGGCGTGGGCGCTCGCCCACATCGCCATGCCCGTCGTCGCCGAGCTGCGCACTGACGTCGTCGACGCCGCGATGTCGCTGGAGTCCCAGCGGATCGAATCGACGGGCACCGGCGACCTCGTCTCCCGCGTCGCCGACGACTCCCGCAAGATCAGCGAGGCCGCCGCCCAAGTGCTGCCGCTCGTCGTCGAATCCCTCCTCGTCGTCATCGTCTCCGCCGCCGGGCTGGTCGCCATCGATTGGCGACTGGGCCTCGTCGGGCTCGTCGCCCTGCCGATGTACTGGCTCACCCTGCGCTGGTATCTGCCCAGGTCAGAACCGATCTACAAGGAAGAGCGAGCCGCGTTCGGCCGCCGCGCCGGACGTCTCCTCGGAGGGCTGACAGGGGCACAGACCCTGCGCGCCTACCGCGCCGAAGAAGGGGAGATGACCCGCATCGACGCGGCCTCGGGCGAAGCCCGCGACCTCTCGATCCATGTGTTCCGGTTCCTCACCCGCGCCTTCGGCCGCAACAACCGCGCCGAGGCGGTCGTGCTGTCCCTGCTGCTCATCGCCGGGTTCGCGCTCGTCTGGTTCGGCGAATCCACGGCCGGAGCCGTGACCACCGCGGCTCTCGTCTTCCACCGCCTGTTCAACCCCATCGGTGCGCTCGTCGGACTCTTCGACCAGGTCCAATCCGCCGGGGCCTCGCTCACCCGCATGGTCGGTGTCATCGACGAAGCGACAGCCTCGCCGAGGCGGCCGCGGACCGCCATCGATCGCGGCGCGACCGCGGCGCCTGCCCTCGTGATCGAGGACGTCTGGTTCACCTATGAGGAGGATCCGAACTCGGACAATCACGTGCTCACGGGCGTCGACCTGCGCATCGACTCCGGTGAGGTCGTCGCCGTCGTCGGCACCACGGGCGCGGGCAAGTCGACGTTGGCCCGCATCGCTGCGGGACTCTCGGCCCCCAGCCGGGGCCGGGCGATGCTGGCGAACGGTGGGACCGCCTCGGCGGGGGAAGAACCGGGGGAGGACCTGACCGCGCTGCCCGAATCCGTGCTCCGCGGACATATCGCCATGGTCGCGCAGGAGGTCCACACCTTCGTCGGAACCCTGCGGGAGAACATCGCCCTGCCCGTCGACGAGGCCCCTGACGACGCGATTCTCTCGGCCCTCGACACCGTCGGTGCCGACTGGGCGCGCACCCTGCCGCAGGGTCTCGACACGGTGATCGGCGATGGCGGCCAGCGGCTGAGCCCGGTCCAGGAACAGACGATCGCCCTGGCCAGGCTGGTGCTCGCGGACCCGGACTTCGCGATCCTCGACGAGGCCACCGCCGAGGCAGGATCGGCCGGAGCGCATGTCCTCGAAGGATCGGCACGGGCGGCTTTGGCGGGCCGCGGCGCGCTCGTCGTCGCCCACCGTCTCAGCCAGGCTGAGACCGCCGACCGGGTGCTCGTCATGGACCACGGTCGCGTCGTCGAAGCCGGTACCCATGCCGAACTCGTCGCCGCCGGCGGACGATACGCCGAACTCTGGGAAGCCTGGTCGGCTTAA
- the mgtE gene encoding magnesium transporter, with protein MTTDPAAADRLESALTGRIDPTALDEIANLARQVPQAEIARLVHTSTPLQSAMLFRVLTKAEALDVFEDLPPAYQAELIGNLREPEVAGIVEGLDPDDRAELFGELPASVASRLMKGLTAEERAMTSAVLGYPKSAIGRYMSPEVLGLHEDWTAAEAMEVVHARIDGPETVYLLPVVGPGRVLRGVVSLRNLLAADGDTVIGDMVRDSISTHALTDREQAAREFLSHRLIAMPVTDQEDRLVGILTMDDVLDIIDEEDAEDFARGSGTEPLDRSYLSSTILRLVKSRIVWLLVLAVSAILTVQVLEVYEDRLDQVVVLALFIPLLTGTGGNTGNQAATTVTRALAVGEVRIRDLGKVIWRELRVGAVLGAVLGTLGFIIAGLVYGWPIGLVIGLTLLSVCIMAATVGGLMPIIAKKVGADPAVFSNPFISTFCDATGLILYFTIATTVLGLR; from the coding sequence ATGACCACTGATCCGGCGGCGGCCGATCGACTCGAATCCGCCCTCACCGGCAGGATCGATCCGACCGCCCTCGACGAGATCGCGAACCTGGCCCGGCAGGTGCCGCAGGCCGAGATCGCCCGCCTCGTCCACACGTCGACGCCGCTGCAGTCGGCGATGCTGTTTCGGGTGCTGACGAAGGCCGAAGCCCTCGACGTCTTCGAAGATCTTCCGCCGGCCTATCAGGCCGAACTCATCGGCAACCTCCGCGAACCCGAGGTCGCCGGCATCGTCGAAGGCCTCGACCCCGATGACCGTGCCGAGCTCTTCGGCGAACTGCCCGCGAGCGTGGCCAGCCGCCTGATGAAGGGCCTGACCGCCGAGGAGCGGGCGATGACCTCGGCGGTCCTCGGTTATCCGAAGTCCGCGATCGGGCGCTATATGTCCCCCGAGGTGCTCGGTCTGCACGAGGATTGGACCGCCGCCGAGGCGATGGAGGTCGTCCACGCCCGCATCGACGGACCCGAGACCGTCTACCTTCTGCCCGTGGTCGGCCCGGGTCGGGTGCTGCGCGGGGTGGTGTCCCTACGCAATCTCCTCGCCGCCGACGGTGACACCGTCATCGGGGATATGGTCCGGGATTCGATCAGCACGCACGCACTGACCGATCGTGAGCAGGCCGCCCGTGAGTTCCTCTCCCACCGGCTCATCGCCATGCCGGTGACCGATCAGGAGGACCGCCTCGTCGGGATCCTCACCATGGACGATGTCCTCGACATCATCGACGAGGAGGACGCGGAGGACTTCGCCCGCGGATCCGGTACGGAGCCGCTCGACCGCTCCTACCTGTCCTCGACGATCCTGCGGCTGGTCAAAAGCCGCATCGTGTGGCTGCTCGTCCTCGCCGTGTCCGCGATCCTCACCGTCCAAGTGCTCGAGGTCTACGAGGACCGGCTCGATCAGGTCGTCGTCCTCGCCCTCTTCATCCCGCTGCTCACCGGCACAGGCGGCAACACCGGCAACCAGGCAGCGACCACGGTCACACGCGCCTTGGCCGTCGGCGAGGTGCGCATCCGCGACCTCGGGAAGGTGATCTGGCGAGAGCTGCGGGTCGGTGCCGTGCTCGGGGCGGTGCTCGGAACCTTGGGCTTCATCATCGCCGGACTCGTCTACGGGTGGCCGATCGGCCTGGTCATCGGCCTGACCCTGCTGTCGGTGTGCATAATGGCCGCGACCGTCGGCGGGCTGATGCCGATCATCGCGAAGAAGGTCGGCGCGGATCCGGCAGTGTTCTCCAACCCGTTCATCTCCACGTTCTGCGATGCGACCGGGCTCATCCTCTACTTCACGATCGCGACCACGGTGCTCGGCCTGCGCTGA
- a CDS encoding universal stress protein yields MSVAVAVTDSPEGRKALESAVAEAQSRSTGLLLINLTLHDFDDEEVPAGLEITVINRSGRGDRDPVTAVIDEIDEHPEVDRLVLGVRGRSRVGKAVLGSVAQRLILRSPVPVLAVRTDRTRL; encoded by the coding sequence ATGTCAGTCGCCGTCGCCGTCACCGACAGCCCCGAGGGCAGGAAGGCCCTCGAGTCCGCCGTCGCCGAAGCGCAGTCACGCAGCACCGGACTGCTTCTCATCAATCTCACCCTGCATGACTTCGACGACGAGGAGGTCCCTGCCGGACTCGAGATCACCGTCATCAACCGGTCCGGTCGCGGCGACCGTGACCCCGTGACCGCGGTCATCGACGAGATCGATGAGCACCCCGAAGTGGATCGGCTCGTCCTCGGCGTCCGCGGACGCTCGCGGGTGGGCAAGGCCGTCCTCGGCTCCGTCGCTCAACGGCTCATCCTCCGCTCCCCCGTTCCGGTGCTCGCCGTGCGCACCGACCGCACCCGTCTCTGA
- a CDS encoding sugar porter family MFS transporter, whose amino-acid sequence MSTGYPRRQSTSTPNTKFDLPHMGSGRPVHRLGVIATVATFGGLLFGYDTGVVNGALEPLSEDFGLSPLSEGLVVASLMVGAAFGAVFGGRVADAQGRRKTILLLACVFIAGTLGCVLAPGAEFLIGSRFVLGIAVGGASATVPVYLGEIAPSEKRGSFVTRNELMIVGGQLAAFIINAVIFNFFGHVDSIWRWMLVVALAPAIALLVGMLFQPESPRWLISQGRSDEALAVLRQVRSPERAEAEVAEVTHLAAEDAKESTGGLSDLGTRWVMRLVIIGVGIGFFQQLTGINSVMYYGTQLLTNAGLDSGVAIIGNIANGVFSLAGISLGMYLLNKLPRRVMFLTGYALIALFHTLVALTAVVVPAGPGQAWTVLAFLVLFVFCMQGTVGPLTWLMLSEIFPMKIRSFAMGICVFVLWMMNAVVAQFFPPLIQGMGMTATFGMFAGIAVIAFVFLAFLLPETKDKDLAQFEREFKAEYGRK is encoded by the coding sequence ATGTCAACCGGATATCCGCGTCGCCAGTCGACATCCACCCCGAACACGAAGTTCGATCTCCCGCACATGGGATCGGGCCGCCCGGTCCACCGCCTCGGCGTCATCGCCACGGTCGCGACCTTCGGCGGTCTGCTCTTCGGCTACGACACCGGAGTCGTCAACGGTGCCCTCGAACCGCTCAGCGAGGACTTCGGGCTGAGCCCGCTCAGCGAAGGTCTCGTCGTCGCCTCCCTCATGGTCGGAGCGGCCTTCGGTGCCGTCTTCGGCGGTCGCGTCGCCGACGCCCAGGGCCGTAGGAAGACGATCCTGCTGCTGGCCTGCGTCTTCATCGCAGGCACCCTCGGCTGCGTCCTCGCCCCCGGTGCCGAGTTCCTCATCGGCTCCCGTTTCGTCCTCGGCATCGCCGTCGGCGGCGCCTCCGCGACGGTGCCCGTCTACCTCGGCGAGATCGCACCCTCGGAGAAGCGCGGCAGCTTCGTCACCCGCAATGAGCTGATGATCGTCGGCGGTCAGCTCGCGGCCTTCATCATCAACGCGGTGATCTTCAACTTCTTCGGCCACGTCGACTCGATCTGGCGGTGGATGCTGGTCGTCGCCCTCGCCCCGGCGATCGCCCTGCTCGTGGGCATGCTCTTCCAACCCGAGAGTCCCCGCTGGCTGATCTCCCAGGGCCGCTCCGACGAGGCCCTCGCCGTGCTCAGACAGGTTCGCTCCCCCGAACGCGCCGAGGCCGAGGTCGCCGAGGTCACCCACCTCGCCGCCGAGGATGCCAAGGAGTCCACCGGCGGACTGTCCGACCTCGGCACCCGCTGGGTGATGCGACTGGTGATCATCGGCGTCGGCATCGGGTTCTTCCAGCAGCTCACCGGCATCAACTCTGTGATGTACTACGGCACCCAGCTGCTGACGAACGCCGGCCTCGACTCCGGGGTCGCGATCATCGGCAACATCGCCAACGGCGTGTTCTCCCTGGCCGGAATCTCCCTGGGCATGTACCTGCTCAACAAGCTGCCTCGGCGGGTCATGTTCCTCACCGGGTACGCACTCATCGCGCTCTTCCACACCCTCGTCGCGCTCACTGCGGTCGTCGTTCCGGCTGGCCCAGGCCAGGCCTGGACGGTGCTCGCCTTCCTCGTCCTCTTCGTCTTCTGCATGCAGGGCACCGTCGGTCCGCTGACGTGGCTGATGCTCTCGGAGATCTTCCCGATGAAGATCCGCAGCTTCGCGATGGGCATCTGCGTGTTCGTCCTGTGGATGATGAACGCCGTCGTCGCCCAGTTCTTCCCACCGCTCATCCAGGGCATGGGCATGACCGCGACCTTCGGCATGTTCGCCGGCATCGCCGTGATCGCCTTCGTCTTCCTCGCCTTCCTGCTGCCGGAGACGAAGGACAAGGACCTCGCGCAGTTCGAGCGCGAATTCAAAGCCGAGTACGGACGGAAGTGA
- a CDS encoding SDR family oxidoreductase, with protein sequence MKRGTDISGARVLITGAGSGIGRLMALESAARGAAEIIIWDLSSDSGEAVQGEITARGTAARAFALNVGDADQVDAAAVQTGPIDILINCAGVVTGKKLLDNDEEAIRRVFEVNTFALYWSTKAFLPGMIERDRGSVVTIASAAGLTGVAKQTDYSASKWAAVGFTESLRGELRADGSHVNTLAVCPFYINTGMFAGVQTKFPRLLPILEETDVATRVLDSIEAGREQLVMPSLVRWVPGARLLPTRAFDKVMDFLGVNQTMDHFTGRTGKAGRAQLRRERGSARGRQPAGTR encoded by the coding sequence ATGAAGCGTGGAACCGACATCTCCGGCGCACGGGTGCTCATCACCGGAGCCGGCAGCGGAATCGGCCGACTCATGGCCCTCGAATCCGCGGCCCGCGGGGCCGCTGAGATCATCATCTGGGATCTCTCCTCCGACAGCGGAGAGGCCGTGCAGGGCGAGATCACCGCTCGCGGTACGGCCGCCAGGGCCTTCGCCCTCAATGTCGGTGACGCCGACCAGGTCGATGCCGCTGCGGTCCAGACCGGTCCGATCGACATCCTCATCAACTGCGCGGGCGTCGTCACCGGCAAGAAGCTCCTGGACAACGATGAAGAGGCGATCAGGCGCGTCTTCGAGGTCAATACCTTCGCCCTGTACTGGTCGACGAAGGCCTTCCTGCCGGGCATGATCGAACGCGATCGCGGCTCCGTGGTCACCATCGCCAGTGCAGCTGGCCTGACCGGGGTGGCGAAGCAGACCGACTATTCGGCGAGCAAGTGGGCGGCTGTCGGCTTCACCGAATCATTGCGCGGCGAACTCCGCGCCGACGGCAGCCACGTCAACACTCTCGCCGTGTGTCCCTTCTACATCAACACCGGCATGTTCGCGGGCGTGCAGACGAAGTTCCCACGGCTGCTGCCGATCCTCGAAGAGACCGATGTGGCCACTCGCGTCCTCGACTCCATCGAAGCCGGACGCGAACAGCTCGTCATGCCCTCGCTCGTCCGCTGGGTTCCCGGCGCGCGGCTGCTGCCGACCCGAGCCTTCGACAAGGTCATGGACTTCCTCGGAGTGAATCAGACGATGGACCACTTCACCGGTCGCACAGGCAAAGCGGGTCGCGCACAGCTGCGGCGTGAGCGCGGATCGGCGCGCGGCCGCCAGCCCGCCGGTACTCGCTGA
- the acs gene encoding acetate--CoA ligase: MATNPSIEELSYEERTFDPPADFAAQANAKADEYDKAAADRLGYWEEQAKRITWDTPFGRVLDWSNEPVARWFVGGKLNAAYNCVDRHVENGLGDRVAYHFEGEPGDTRTITYSDLLREVSKAANALTELGVKTGDRVAIYMPMIPETVFAMLACARLGAPHTVIFGGFSSSAITDRVKDCGVEFVITADGGYRKGKASGLKSVVDEAMDDCPEVRNVLVVRRTGQDVEWNDERDLWWHEVVDRQPETHTPEAFDSEHPLYIMYSSGTTGKPKGIMHTTGGYLVGTSFTHWAVFDIKPETDVYWTAADIGWVTGHSYIVYGPLANGATSVLYEGTPDTPHRGRWWEIVEKYHVSILYCAPTAIRSFMKWGHDIPAEHDLSSLRLLGSVGEPINPEAWMWYREHIGGDRCPVVDTWWQTETGSILICPLPGVTATKPGSAMRPLPGIVADVVDDDGNSVEPGNGGYLVIKEPWPSMLRTLWGDEERFTKTYWSQYPGVYFAGDGAKIDRDGDFWVLGRVDDVLNVSGHRMSTAEIESALVAHPKVAEAAVVGARDELTGQAIEAFVILRESAAEGGDDIVAELRGHVRSSIGAIATPRSIMLVPDLPKTRSGKIMRRLLKDVAEKREVGDVTTLADSSVMDLIQKGISEG, from the coding sequence ATGGCCACCAATCCGAGCATCGAAGAGCTGAGCTACGAGGAGCGGACCTTCGATCCGCCTGCCGATTTCGCAGCACAGGCCAATGCCAAAGCCGACGAATACGACAAGGCAGCCGCCGACCGCCTCGGCTACTGGGAGGAGCAGGCGAAGCGGATCACCTGGGACACCCCCTTCGGCAGGGTCCTCGACTGGTCGAACGAACCCGTCGCCCGATGGTTCGTCGGCGGCAAGCTCAACGCCGCCTACAACTGCGTCGACCGCCATGTCGAAAACGGGCTCGGCGACCGCGTGGCCTACCACTTCGAAGGCGAACCCGGAGACACCCGCACCATCACCTACTCCGACCTGCTCCGCGAGGTCTCCAAGGCCGCCAACGCGCTCACCGAACTGGGAGTGAAGACCGGCGACCGGGTCGCCATCTACATGCCGATGATCCCCGAGACGGTGTTCGCGATGCTCGCCTGCGCCCGCCTCGGCGCCCCGCACACCGTCATCTTCGGCGGATTCTCCTCCTCGGCGATCACCGACCGCGTCAAGGACTGCGGCGTCGAATTCGTCATCACCGCCGACGGCGGCTACCGCAAGGGCAAGGCCTCGGGTCTGAAGTCCGTCGTCGACGAAGCCATGGACGACTGCCCCGAGGTGCGCAATGTCCTCGTCGTCCGCCGCACTGGCCAGGACGTCGAGTGGAATGACGAGCGGGACCTGTGGTGGCACGAGGTCGTCGATCGGCAGCCGGAGACCCACACGCCGGAGGCCTTCGACTCCGAACATCCGCTCTACATCATGTACTCCTCGGGAACGACGGGAAAGCCCAAGGGCATCATGCACACCACCGGCGGCTACCTCGTCGGCACCTCATTCACCCATTGGGCTGTCTTCGACATCAAACCCGAGACGGACGTCTATTGGACGGCCGCGGACATCGGCTGGGTGACCGGGCATTCGTACATCGTCTACGGTCCGCTGGCCAATGGGGCCACCTCGGTGCTCTACGAAGGCACTCCCGACACCCCGCATCGCGGCCGCTGGTGGGAGATCGTCGAGAAGTACCACGTCTCCATCCTCTACTGCGCACCGACCGCGATCCGCTCGTTCATGAAGTGGGGTCACGACATCCCCGCCGAGCACGACCTGAGCAGTCTGCGGCTGCTCGGCAGCGTGGGCGAACCGATCAACCCCGAGGCGTGGATGTGGTACCGCGAGCACATCGGCGGCGATCGGTGCCCCGTCGTCGACACCTGGTGGCAGACGGAGACCGGCAGCATCCTCATCTGCCCCCTGCCTGGCGTGACCGCGACGAAGCCGGGATCGGCGATGCGGCCGCTGCCGGGGATCGTCGCCGACGTCGTCGACGACGACGGCAACTCCGTCGAACCGGGCAACGGCGGGTACCTCGTCATCAAGGAACCATGGCCGTCGATGCTGCGGACCCTGTGGGGTGACGAGGAACGGTTCACAAAGACCTACTGGTCGCAGTACCCGGGCGTCTACTTCGCCGGTGACGGAGCGAAGATCGACCGCGACGGCGATTTCTGGGTCCTCGGTCGCGTCGACGACGTCCTCAACGTCTCCGGTCACCGGATGTCGACCGCGGAGATCGAATCCGCGCTCGTCGCGCATCCGAAGGTCGCCGAGGCGGCTGTGGTCGGGGCGCGCGATGAGTTGACCGGGCAGGCCATTGAGGCCTTCGTCATCCTCCGAGAGAGTGCCGCCGAGGGTGGGGACGACATTGTGGCCGAGCTGCGGGGCCATGTGCGGTCCTCGATCGGTGCGATCGCGACCCCGCGCTCGATCATGCTCGTGCCCGATCTGCCGAAGACCCGCTCGGGCAAGATCATGCGCCGCCTCCTCAAGGATGTGGCGGAGAAGCGCGAGGTCGGCGATGTCACGACGCTCGCGGACTCCTCGGTGATGGATCTCATCCAGAAGGGCATCTCGGAGGGCTGA
- a CDS encoding DUF418 domain-containing protein, translating to MTDEHTPQPAHPPHDRTQPSNPADRIVSIDVIRGIAIAGILLININFFLRQAGQTEDPAGTDAVIWQIVDDVALGKFHFVFAFLFGTGVHIFLTRLRAKGRSRWVYVRRMVILVIAGLINSALGGIDVLASYGVLALLLLPLTLLPRWSFVSLGVLAAVIPDLLQLITSVGGVDLHLPSLLLPLLSFARTLGHMMLGFWLAGLGLYSATTRVPVAALFVLSLVGSIPLWIWTNSAGVGSTDAHEIAFRTAMIPGFMYVTGLILLLRTEVGRICLSFLRLYGRMAFSNYLGQTVICVLVFPLLTALGYISAPLGLGIWAVIVVFQCAFSTFWLRHFRYGPLEWVWRCGTYWQITPLRIAETPRP from the coding sequence GTGACAGACGAACATACTCCCCAGCCGGCACACCCTCCCCACGACCGAACGCAGCCGTCGAACCCGGCGGATCGCATCGTCTCCATCGATGTCATCCGCGGCATCGCCATCGCCGGCATTCTGCTCATCAACATCAACTTCTTCCTCCGCCAGGCCGGGCAGACAGAGGACCCCGCCGGCACGGACGCGGTGATCTGGCAGATCGTCGACGATGTCGCCCTCGGTAAATTCCACTTCGTCTTCGCCTTCCTCTTCGGCACCGGCGTCCACATCTTCCTCACCCGACTGCGCGCGAAGGGCAGATCGAGGTGGGTCTACGTCCGCCGGATGGTCATCCTGGTCATCGCCGGACTCATCAATTCGGCCCTCGGCGGCATCGACGTGCTCGCCTCCTACGGCGTCCTCGCTCTCCTCCTGCTGCCGCTGACCCTCTTACCGAGGTGGTCATTCGTCTCCCTCGGCGTCCTGGCCGCGGTCATTCCCGACCTGCTGCAGCTGATCACCAGCGTCGGCGGAGTCGACCTCCACCTTCCTTCCCTGCTGCTGCCGCTGCTGTCGTTCGCCAGAACCCTCGGCCACATGATGCTCGGATTCTGGCTGGCGGGTCTCGGACTGTATTCGGCGACGACGCGTGTGCCCGTCGCCGCCCTCTTCGTTCTCAGCCTCGTCGGCTCGATTCCCCTCTGGATCTGGACCAACTCGGCCGGAGTCGGCTCGACCGATGCTCACGAGATCGCCTTCCGCACCGCAATGATTCCCGGTTTCATGTACGTCACCGGGCTGATCCTCCTGCTGCGCACCGAGGTCGGGAGAATCTGCCTGTCATTCCTGCGCCTCTACGGACGGATGGCATTCTCGAACTATCTCGGCCAGACCGTCATCTGTGTCCTCGTCTTCCCACTGCTGACCGCCCTCGGATACATCTCCGCCCCGCTGGGCCTCGGCATCTGGGCCGTCATCGTCGTCTTCCAATGCGCCTTCTCGACGTTCTGGCTGCGGCACTTCCGCTATGGCCCGCTGGAATGGGTGTGGCGCTGCGGCACCTATTGGCAGATCACTCCGCTGCGCATCGCCGAGACACCTCGGCCGTGA
- a CDS encoding metallopeptidase family protein, which produces MESLTEDEFEAILDEALDLLPAGVTEQLDNVALFVEGRPENGDRHLLGLYDGTPIGERGVSGLEMPDNIFIYRDNLIDFAEDVDHLREEIVITIVHEIAHFYGIDDDRLHELGWG; this is translated from the coding sequence ATGGAGTCCCTGACCGAAGACGAGTTCGAGGCGATCCTCGACGAAGCCCTCGACCTGCTGCCGGCAGGGGTGACCGAACAGCTCGACAACGTCGCCCTCTTCGTCGAGGGCCGGCCGGAGAACGGCGACCGACACCTGCTCGGCCTCTACGACGGGACACCGATCGGCGAGCGTGGGGTCTCAGGACTGGAGATGCCGGACAACATCTTCATCTATCGCGACAATCTCATCGACTTCGCCGAGGACGTCGATCATCTGCGCGAGGAGATCGTCATCACCATCGTCCACGAGATCGCCCACTTCTACGGCATCGACGACGACCGGCTCCACGAACTCGGCTGGGGGTGA
- the ybaK gene encoding Cys-tRNA(Pro) deacylase has product MTVASKSTGAATPAVRVLNLAGIDYSLRSFDHDPATRRYGSEAADKLGVSSDQVFKTLMIQVDGDPVTALVPVSGQLDLKGLASARGAKKAQLAGVAETERRTGYPVGGVSPFGQRHAVPVVIDRTALDHSAVFVSAGRRGLEIEIRPEDLVMLTNAQVAKIAALD; this is encoded by the coding sequence ATGACAGTTGCATCAAAATCGACAGGCGCGGCTACCCCGGCCGTGCGCGTGCTCAACCTGGCAGGCATCGACTACAGCCTGCGCAGCTTCGATCACGATCCCGCCACTCGCCGGTACGGTTCGGAGGCCGCCGATAAGCTCGGCGTCAGCTCCGACCAGGTGTTCAAGACCCTGATGATCCAGGTCGACGGCGATCCCGTGACTGCGCTCGTTCCGGTCTCCGGACAGCTCGACCTCAAGGGCCTCGCCTCGGCGCGGGGAGCGAAGAAGGCACAGCTGGCCGGTGTCGCCGAGACCGAACGTCGCACCGGCTACCCCGTCGGAGGGGTCTCCCCGTTCGGGCAGCGCCACGCCGTGCCGGTCGTCATCGACCGCACCGCACTCGACCACTCCGCTGTGTTCGTCTCCGCCGGCCGTCGCGGCCTCGAGATCGAGATCCGTCCCGAAGACCTCGTCATGCTCACCAACGCGCAGGTCGCGAAGATCGCCGCGCTCGACTGA
- a CDS encoding YigZ family protein: MSYRTIARSAEAEIEIKKSRFLARLSPAANEADARETIAEVRAAHPKARHHCTAFVLDPDSRTHRFSDDGEPAGTAGAPILDVITGHDLTYVVAIVTRYFGGTLLGAGGLVRAYGQATSEAVGRASIITRHELVPVRADVDYAQANALERAAGNRGWTTRADYGGQVGLDILVPVAEVELALAMYADLTAGRAEPAVGEVEWV, encoded by the coding sequence ATGTCGTACCGGACGATCGCCCGCAGCGCCGAAGCCGAGATCGAGATCAAGAAGTCCCGATTCCTCGCCCGCCTCTCCCCCGCGGCCAACGAGGCAGACGCGCGGGAGACCATCGCCGAGGTGCGCGCCGCCCATCCGAAGGCCCGCCACCACTGCACGGCGTTCGTCCTCGACCCGGACTCCCGGACGCACCGCTTCAGCGACGACGGGGAGCCGGCCGGGACCGCCGGTGCCCCGATCCTCGACGTCATCACCGGGCACGATCTCACGTACGTCGTCGCGATCGTCACCCGGTATTTCGGTGGGACCCTGCTCGGTGCGGGCGGGCTCGTGCGCGCATACGGTCAGGCCACCTCGGAGGCGGTGGGGCGGGCGTCGATCATCACCCGGCACGAACTCGTGCCGGTGCGCGCGGACGTCGACTATGCCCAGGCCAACGCCCTCGAACGTGCGGCTGGGAACCGGGGGTGGACGACGCGGGCCGATTACGGCGGTCAGGTGGGGCTCGACATCCTCGTCCCCGTCGCCGAGGTGGAGCTGGCGTTGGCGATGTACGCCGACCTCACCGCCGGTCGGGCAGAACCGGCGGTCGGTGAGGTCGAATGGGTCTGA